From a region of the Salvelinus alpinus chromosome 2, SLU_Salpinus.1, whole genome shotgun sequence genome:
- the LOC139549928 gene encoding uncharacterized protein, with product MNGPKRTWQQVKIKYKNILQNAVKKNTHRQGTGGGSPKADLTPAEDMALELNKGRPVLEGIPGGKETSIGSSQDATRFIQVSGSTVFLLEPPAQAPDDADPGEGPSAAATAHDGDDDEEETISLDSRRHEDPDAIQWENQPGNISSQAIRKLYGNHLRRQIELADIDIQYKKKKMENLALESEIKKRTIRKLDLEIKKLERELQEDDTAQNKN from the exons atgaacgggccaaaacggacatggcagcaggtcaaaatcaaatacaagaacattctgcagaatg cagtgaaaaagaatacccacagacaaggcacgggtggtgggtcaccaaaggctgaccttaccccagcagaggacatggccttggagctaaataaaggcaggcccgtcttagaggggatccctggggggaaagagacgagcataggttcctcccaagatgccacccgcttcattcaag tgtctggcagcactgtgttcctgttagagccaccagcacaagcaccagacgatgctgatcca ggtgaaggccccagtgcagcagcaacagcacatgatggagacgatgatgaggaggagaccatctctctggattccagaaggcatgag gacccagatgctatacagtgggaaaaccagcctggcaacata agctcacaagctatcagaaagttgtatggcaaccacctccggcgccaaatagaactggcagacatagacattcagtacaagaagaaaaagatggaaaatcttgcactggagtccgaaataaaaaagaggacaattaggaaactggaccttgaaataaagaaacttgagagggag ctccaagaagatgacacagctcaaaataaaaattag